One segment of Herbaspirillum hiltneri N3 DNA contains the following:
- a CDS encoding ubiquinone biosynthesis accessory factor UbiJ, whose amino-acid sequence MLSSLLRPAAAVINHLLEQEPWAQAKLIAHRDKTACIDAGVASLMLTVTGDGFLKSADDNAVPAVTIHLKLSDLPLILANRERAVSYVRIEGDADFANAISQLSQSLRWDAEEDLGKVVGDIAATRIVSGARSIAAAAQTTQRQLAENVAEYFQEEQPMLIRPHVMSEFSSEVVKLRDDLERLSKRIEKLERR is encoded by the coding sequence ATGCTCTCTTCCCTCTTGCGTCCAGCTGCCGCCGTCATCAACCATTTGCTCGAGCAAGAGCCGTGGGCGCAGGCCAAACTCATTGCCCATCGCGACAAGACCGCCTGCATCGACGCCGGCGTCGCCTCCTTGATGCTCACCGTCACCGGCGACGGCTTTCTCAAGAGTGCCGATGACAACGCCGTGCCGGCCGTGACTATTCACCTGAAGTTGTCCGATTTGCCACTGATCCTGGCCAACCGCGAGCGCGCCGTGTCCTACGTCAGGATCGAAGGCGACGCCGATTTCGCCAATGCCATTTCCCAGCTGAGCCAGTCGCTGCGCTGGGATGCGGAAGAAGACCTCGGCAAGGTGGTCGGCGACATCGCCGCCACGCGCATCGTGTCCGGCGCCAGATCGATTGCCGCTGCCGCGCAGACCACGCAAAGGCAACTCGCCGAAAATGTCGCTGAATACTTCCAGGAAGAACAACCGATGCTGATCCGCCCGCACGTCATGAGTGAATTTTCCAGCGAGGTCGTCAAGCTGCGCGACGATCTTGAACGCCTGTCCAAGCGGATAGAGAAACTGGAGCGCCGCTGA
- a CDS encoding Tim44 domain-containing protein, whose amino-acid sequence MKKFFVILMLAVTAMTVAMSGAEAKRLGGGGSFGKQSSNYTRQVPSAPAQSPSNVAPAKPAAPAAAPQSVPPKPASPWKGILGGALLGLGLGALLSHFGLGGAMASMLSTILMVALLAFVAMFLFRMFTRKNGGNSGAAGNNGFTPQPAYASAPELAVHTPEIGSRIEPVGLQAPASLQGSNEFGSSAAAAANAPIIPWGIPADFDVAGFVRNGKTYFIRLQAAWDKGDINDIREFTTPEMFGELRLQLQERGNAANNTDVVQIDGELLGIETLEHDYLATIKFTGLIKEAPDASAEPFAEIWNLSKPVNGTGGWVLAGIQQV is encoded by the coding sequence GTGAAAAAATTCTTCGTCATCCTCATGCTGGCAGTGACGGCCATGACCGTCGCGATGTCGGGCGCTGAAGCCAAGCGTCTCGGTGGCGGCGGTTCGTTCGGCAAGCAATCGTCGAACTACACGCGCCAGGTGCCGTCGGCTCCTGCACAGTCGCCGTCCAATGTGGCGCCCGCCAAACCGGCCGCGCCGGCGGCAGCGCCGCAATCGGTGCCGCCAAAACCCGCCAGCCCATGGAAGGGCATCCTCGGCGGCGCCTTGCTTGGCCTCGGCCTGGGTGCGCTGCTGTCGCACTTCGGTCTGGGCGGCGCCATGGCAAGCATGCTGAGCACCATCCTGATGGTGGCGCTGCTGGCGTTTGTGGCGATGTTCCTGTTCCGCATGTTCACGCGCAAGAACGGTGGGAATTCGGGTGCTGCCGGCAACAACGGCTTTACGCCGCAACCCGCATATGCCAGCGCGCCAGAACTGGCAGTCCATACGCCTGAGATCGGTTCGCGCATCGAGCCGGTCGGCTTGCAGGCGCCTGCATCGCTGCAAGGCAGCAATGAATTCGGCTCGTCCGCAGCCGCCGCAGCGAATGCGCCGATCATCCCGTGGGGCATACCGGCGGACTTCGACGTGGCCGGCTTCGTGCGCAACGGCAAGACCTATTTCATCCGCTTGCAAGCGGCGTGGGACAAGGGCGACATCAACGACATCCGCGAATTCACCACGCCGGAAATGTTCGGTGAGTTGCGCCTGCAACTGCAGGAGCGCGGCAACGCCGCCAACAACACCGACGTCGTGCAGATCGACGGCGAACTGCTCGGCATTGAAACGCTGGAGCACGATTACCTGGCGACCATCAAGTTCACCGGTCTGATCAAGGAAGCGCCGGACGCCTCGGCCGAACCGTTCGCGGAAATCTGGAATCTGTCCAAGCCGGTCAATGGCACGGGCGGCTGGGTGCTGGCTGGTATCCAGCAAGTGTAA